Proteins from one Parasteatoda tepidariorum isolate YZ-2023 chromosome 4, CAS_Ptep_4.0, whole genome shotgun sequence genomic window:
- the LOC107440402 gene encoding uncharacterized protein, with the protein MAEHMEPCLSELVLKPNSKIKRPPNAFMIFAREHRKGFARQNPNKDNKKISKLLGDTWKMTDAKTKEKYYKMAKQLELLHKQKYPGYVYCPRTARLEKSKRLARRALLRRSGDNEVEKASMESQTSRFSDAREQKPKKEKWIQEYAKRSPTSEYVPNNPEYFTNPGEGDSFSSSILESPRSSDRSSECSPDPVYDPSVANLKGIRSKKDSISPPILKPHWDEAYPQDYMHTKRPERDSFAEFPSSNRVYCQEPISQNISSNLSHNSPNMLNYENMCQPYYIPMPEKQYFSGLSPLQIYQHQSHNALYFPRDFNCGNSGLPRFYQHPDNLNYPCCMNCIEPRKLSLPGFRYSPETSLDYPTEFRHSCPSEATRRDFAPKFRHSCPPESTRRDFAPEFRHSCPSETTRHDLPPTRYACHPETKRFDSSSEFICFPEKTILNLSPEFRHSLEKSRLDFPSEFKCSSDTKILNLPSDLEQSSEKTSFDLTHGFGRPPETKRIDFPPDFKHHTEATSLNLSEPSPETERSDMPSHFNYSPETSFDLPPRFRHPPETTILDLSSNSKHSLETTGLDVSLCCYPGLATDSAHYSEPESSHSVDTCSTNTTMNVKFEIPSEDEKQDDFIKNCNKF; encoded by the exons ATGGCAGAGCACATGGAACCCTGCCTGTCAGAACTAGTGCTGAAGCCTAACTCGAAGATCAAACGTCCTCCTAATGCCTTCATGATTTTTGCCCGAGAACACAGGAAAGGTTTTGCTCGTCAAAATCCAAATAaggacaataaaaaaatcagcaaattaTTGGGTGATACGTGGAAAATGACAGATGCCAAAACAAAAGAGAAGTACTACAAAATGGCTAAACAGTTAGAACTTCTCCATAAGCAAAAATATCCAG GTTATGTCTACTGCCCTAGAACAGCGCGATTGGAAAAATCAAAACGGTTGGCAAGAAGAGCTCTTTTGCGTCGAAGTGGGGACAATGAAGTGGAAAAGGCAAGCATGGAATCGCAG accTCTCGTTTCAGTGATGCCAGAGAACAGAAACCAAAgaaag AAAAATGGATTCAGGAGTATGCTAAAAGGTCTCCAACATCTGAATACGTTCCTAACAATCCTGAGTATTTTACAAATCCGGGGGAAGGTGATAGTTTTTCTTCGTCCATCCTGGAATCTCCCCGATCTAGTGACAGATCTTCGGAATGTAGCCCAGATCCTGTTTATGATCCATCCGTGGCGAATCTCAAAGGAATTAGAAGCAAAAAAGACAGTATTTCCCCTCCAATTCTTAAACCCCATTGGGATGAAGCCTATCCACAAG ATTATATGCACACGAAGAGACCCGAAAGAGATAGTTTTGCCGAATTTCCTTCGTCTAATCGGGTCTATTGCCAGGAGCCGATATCACAGAATATCTCGTCAAATCTTTCACACAACTCTCCTAATAtgctaaattatgaaaatatgtgtCAGCCATACTATATTCCGATGCCGGAGAAGCAATATTTCTCAGGGCTATCACCATTACAAATTTATCAACATCAATCCCATAATGCACTGTATTTTCCTCGGGATTTCAACTGTGGCAATTCAGGTTTACCCCGGTTTTACCAGCATCcggataatttaaattatccgTGCTGTATGAATTGTATAGAACCAAGGAAACTATCACTACCTGGATTTAGATATTCTCCTGAAACAAGTCTTGATTATCCCACAGAATTCAGACATTCTTGTCCTTCCGAAGCAACAAGACGTGATTTTGCCCCAAAATTCAGACATTCTTGTCCTCCCGAATCAACAAGACGTGACTTTGCCCCAGAATTCAGACATTCTTGTCCTTCCGAAACAACAAGACATGATTTGCCTCCTACTAGATATGCTTGTCATCCAGAAACAAAAAGATTTGATTCGTCTTCTGAGTTTATATGTTTTCCTGAAAAAACAATTCTCAATTTGTCTCCTGAATTTAGACATTCCCTTGAAAAATCAAGACTTGATTTTCCTTCGGAATTTAAATGCTCTTCTGACACGAAAATACTCAATTTGCCTTCTGATTTGGAGCAGTCTTCTgaaaaaacaagttttgattTGACTCATGGATTTGGACGTCCTCctgaaacaaaaagaattgATTTTCCACCTGACTTTAAGCATCACACAGAAGCAACTAGTCTTAATTTGTCGGAACCTTCTCCCGAAACAGAAAGAAGTGATATGCCTTCTCACTTTAATTATTCTCCTGAAACAAGTTTTGATTTGCCTCCTAGGTTCAGACATCCACCAGAAACCACGATTCTTGATTTGTCATCTAATTCTAAACATTCTCTTGAGACAACTGGACTTGATGTTTCACTTTGCTGTTATCCTGGTCTAGCAACTGATTCTGCGCATTATTCAGAGCCAGAATCTTCGCATTCTGTTGACACGTGCTCAACCAACACTACTATGAATGTGAAATTTGAAATTCCTTCTGAGGATGAGAAACAGGATGATTTCATTAAGAATTGCAATAAATTCTGA
- the LOC107440399 gene encoding guided entry of tail-anchored proteins factor 1 isoform X1 — protein sequence MESDFNVNLFWAVTFCGIICAFIPALVRMVLQIITRETDMENNLRRQVCDLKAELGSISMVDEFAKYAKIKRKINKATDELTHQSDVRTSYKMRMHLIYTASLYAVLGCTVVFLLWNYRKEPIVILPRNWLYPFESLLSYPSDVPGSISLTSWLFVTSTAAKAMAKSLKL from the exons atggaatctgattttaatgttaatttgttttGGGCGGTAACATTTTGCGGTATTATATGCGCCTTCATTCCTGCTCTTGTGAGgatg gTCTTGCAAATTATTACAAGAGAAACTGACATGGAGAACAACCTTCGTCGTCAAGTATGTGATCTTAAAGCTGAATTAGGCAGCATTAGTATGGTAGATGAGTTTgctaaatatgctaaaattaaaagaaaaatcaataaagccACGGACGAATTAACTCATCaat ctgATGTTCGTACCTCATACAAAATGAGAATGCATTTAATATATACTGCTAGCCTGTATGCAGTTCTG ggttgcactgtagtttttcttttatggaaTTATCGAAAAGAACCAATAGTAATTTTACCAAGAAATTGGTTGTATCCATTTGAATCTCTGTTGTCGTATCCTTCTGATGTTCCAG gCAGCATAAGTTTAACTTCATGGTTGTTTGTAACTTCTACAGCTGCGAAAGCTATGGCTAAATCATTAAAGCTTTGA
- the LOC107440399 gene encoding guided entry of tail-anchored proteins factor 1 isoform X2 — protein MENNLRRQVCDLKAELGSISMVDEFAKYAKIKRKINKATDELTHQSDVRTSYKMRMHLIYTASLYAVLGCTVVFLLWNYRKEPIVILPRNWLYPFESLLSYPSDVPGSISLTSWLFVTSTAAKAMAKSLKL, from the exons ATGGAGAACAACCTTCGTCGTCAAGTATGTGATCTTAAAGCTGAATTAGGCAGCATTAGTATGGTAGATGAGTTTgctaaatatgctaaaattaaaagaaaaatcaataaagccACGGACGAATTAACTCATCaat ctgATGTTCGTACCTCATACAAAATGAGAATGCATTTAATATATACTGCTAGCCTGTATGCAGTTCTG ggttgcactgtagtttttcttttatggaaTTATCGAAAAGAACCAATAGTAATTTTACCAAGAAATTGGTTGTATCCATTTGAATCTCTGTTGTCGTATCCTTCTGATGTTCCAG gCAGCATAAGTTTAACTTCATGGTTGTTTGTAACTTCTACAGCTGCGAAAGCTATGGCTAAATCATTAAAGCTTTGA